In Moorella sp. Hama-1, a single genomic region encodes these proteins:
- a CDS encoding polyprenyl synthetase family protein, translating into MKTTNLESYLEERRQLVQEALRGCLPPADSYPSAIHQAMHYSLFAGGKRLRPILVLAAGEAMGSRPEPLLPAACAVELIHTYSLIHDDLPAMDNDDYRRGRPTCHRVYGEAMALLAGDALLTQSFAVLSRAPAGIPAERVLRATEELAVAAGSQGLIGGQVVDMEAEGQAATIATVDYIHSHKTGSLIRACLRLGGILGGAGEEQLDLLTRYGEALGLAFQITDDILDITGDLSRMGKEGGVDVARGKATYPACLGLAASRQKAGELCREAEDCARALGPAAAPLVLLAGFVLKRQE; encoded by the coding sequence GTGAAAACCACGAACCTTGAAAGCTACCTGGAGGAACGCCGGCAGCTGGTCCAGGAGGCCCTCCGGGGTTGCCTGCCGCCGGCGGATAGTTACCCGTCGGCCATCCACCAGGCCATGCACTACAGCCTCTTTGCCGGGGGTAAACGTCTGCGGCCCATCCTGGTCCTGGCAGCGGGTGAAGCTATGGGCAGCCGGCCAGAGCCCCTGCTACCCGCTGCCTGCGCCGTGGAACTTATCCATACCTATTCCCTCATCCATGACGACTTGCCGGCCATGGATAACGACGACTACCGCCGCGGCCGGCCGACCTGCCACCGGGTTTATGGTGAAGCCATGGCCCTGCTGGCCGGTGACGCCCTCCTGACCCAGTCCTTTGCGGTATTAAGCCGGGCCCCGGCGGGCATACCGGCGGAAAGGGTCCTGCGGGCGACAGAGGAGCTGGCCGTCGCTGCCGGCAGCCAGGGGTTAATCGGCGGCCAGGTAGTGGATATGGAGGCTGAAGGCCAGGCAGCGACCATCGCCACGGTGGATTATATCCACAGCCACAAGACCGGCAGCCTTATCCGGGCCTGCCTGCGCCTGGGAGGTATCCTGGGCGGAGCAGGGGAAGAACAGCTAGATCTATTAACCCGTTACGGGGAAGCCCTGGGCCTGGCCTTCCAGATCACCGACGACATCCTGGACATTACCGGCGATTTGAGCCGGATGGGTAAGGAGGGCGGCGTTGATGTCGCCCGGGGTAAGGCTACCTATCCCGCCTGCCTGGGGTTGGCGGCCTCCCGGCAGAAGGCCGGGGAGCTCTGCCGGGAGGCAGAGGACTGCGCCCGGGCTCTGGGACCGGCGGCCGCACCCCTGGTTCTCCTGGCCGGGTTTGTTCTAAAGCGGCAGGAATGA
- the xseB gene encoding exodeoxyribonuclease VII small subunit — translation MPEEEQLTFEAALQKLEETVRALEGEGLTLEESLARYQEGVRLVRLCRQRLKEVEGKLQVLLLQDGDVVTREISPAGGENHEP, via the coding sequence ATGCCCGAAGAGGAACAGCTGACCTTTGAAGCGGCTTTACAAAAGCTCGAAGAAACAGTCCGGGCCCTGGAGGGGGAAGGGTTGACCCTGGAGGAATCCCTGGCCCGCTATCAGGAAGGGGTTCGCCTGGTGCGCCTGTGCCGGCAACGCCTCAAGGAGGTTGAAGGTAAGCTCCAGGTACTCCTCCTCCAGGACGGCGATGTAGTGACCAGGGAGATATCCCCGGCAGGGGGTGAAAACCACGAACCTTGA
- the xseA gene encoding exodeoxyribonuclease VII large subunit yields MPEARVLAVGELTAYLQRLLANDGHLANVWVKGEISNLRCPASGHLYFSLKDRVATLRCVMFQGRSRSLALGLRDGLEVIARGQVAIYPRDGIYQLYVAEIFPAGMGLANLALQELTARLEREGLFAPDRKRPLPLLPRRVGLVTSPTGAALRDMITVSRRRFPGIGLLLAPARVQGETAPRQLALALELLGKRGGVDVIIIGRGGGSAEDLSAFNTEIVARAIYACPVPVIAAVGHETDLTLADRVADRRAPTPSAAAEMAVPVKAELERRLDILAGRARRGLEHRLEMARARLERLSKSRGLDRPRQELYYRQQYLDGLEQRLLTTWERRRSEGEQALKLLAARLEAASPLALLARGYAVCRRPGGGQPLKSSREVTPGERVEVILREGSLQCQVEDIDEAEERYARRGTADL; encoded by the coding sequence GTGCCGGAGGCCAGAGTCCTGGCGGTGGGGGAACTCACCGCCTATTTGCAACGTCTTCTAGCCAACGACGGTCATCTGGCCAATGTCTGGGTCAAGGGCGAGATCTCCAACCTGCGCTGCCCGGCCTCGGGGCACCTCTATTTCAGCCTTAAAGACCGGGTGGCAACCTTACGCTGTGTCATGTTCCAGGGACGCAGCCGCAGTCTCGCCCTGGGCCTGCGGGACGGCCTGGAGGTAATCGCCCGGGGCCAGGTCGCCATTTATCCCCGGGATGGAATTTACCAGCTCTATGTGGCGGAAATATTTCCGGCAGGGATGGGCCTGGCCAACCTGGCCCTTCAGGAATTGACGGCCCGGCTGGAAAGGGAAGGCCTTTTTGCCCCTGACCGCAAGCGGCCCCTGCCCCTTCTGCCCCGCCGGGTGGGGCTGGTAACCTCACCCACCGGAGCTGCCCTGCGGGATATGATTACCGTCAGCCGGCGGCGTTTTCCCGGCATTGGTCTGCTCCTGGCTCCAGCCAGGGTGCAGGGGGAGACGGCCCCCCGGCAGCTGGCCCTGGCCTTGGAACTCCTGGGTAAAAGGGGCGGCGTGGATGTTATTATTATCGGCCGCGGCGGCGGCTCGGCCGAGGACCTGAGTGCCTTTAACACCGAGATCGTCGCCCGGGCTATCTACGCCTGTCCAGTACCCGTTATCGCCGCCGTAGGCCATGAGACGGACCTCACCCTGGCCGACCGGGTGGCCGACCGGCGGGCGCCGACCCCTTCAGCGGCGGCGGAAATGGCCGTGCCGGTAAAGGCGGAACTGGAAAGGCGCCTGGACATCCTGGCCGGTCGCGCCCGGCGCGGCCTGGAACACCGCCTGGAGATGGCCCGGGCCCGCTTGGAACGCCTGAGCAAAAGTCGCGGCCTGGACCGGCCCCGCCAGGAGCTCTATTACCGCCAGCAGTACTTGGACGGCCTGGAACAGCGCCTCCTGACCACCTGGGAACGCCGTCGTAGTGAGGGGGAACAGGCCCTGAAGCTCCTGGCGGCCCGCCTGGAAGCGGCCAGCCCCCTGGCCCTCCTCGCCCGGGGCTACGCCGTCTGCCGCCGCCCGGGTGGCGGTCAGCCCCTGAAGTCCAGCCGAGAAGTAACCCCGGGCGAAAGGGTGGAGGTCATCCTGCGGGAGGGCTCCCTCCAGTGCCAGGTAGAAGATATTGATGAAGCGGAGGAACGATATGCCCGAAGAGGAACAGCTGACCTTTGA
- the folD gene encoding bifunctional methylenetetrahydrofolate dehydrogenase/methenyltetrahydrofolate cyclohydrolase FolD — protein sequence MPAQILDGKKIAAEVRAEVKEEVARLKAEGINPGLAVVLVGEDPASQVYVRNKHRACEEVGIYSEVHRLPAATSQADLLKLIDQLNKDAKIHGILVQLPLPDHIDEKTVIDAIALEKDVDGFSPANVGNLVIGDKCFYPCTPHGCMVLLDKAGIDPKGKKAVVVGRSNIVGKPVAMMLLARHATVTICHSRTRDLAAECRQADILIAAVGKPEMITGDMIKEGAVVIDVGINRIAEKKLVGDVHFEGASQKASWITPVPGGVGPMTIAMLLKNTVEAARR from the coding sequence ATGCCAGCGCAGATACTCGATGGAAAAAAGATTGCTGCTGAAGTCAGGGCCGAAGTAAAGGAAGAGGTTGCCCGCCTCAAGGCAGAAGGGATCAACCCCGGCCTGGCCGTAGTCCTGGTAGGGGAAGACCCGGCTTCCCAGGTATACGTCCGCAATAAGCACCGCGCCTGTGAAGAAGTCGGCATCTACTCGGAGGTTCACCGCCTGCCGGCGGCCACCAGCCAGGCCGACCTATTAAAACTAATTGACCAGCTGAATAAAGATGCTAAGATCCACGGCATCCTGGTGCAGCTGCCCCTCCCGGATCATATAGATGAAAAGACTGTCATCGACGCCATCGCCCTGGAGAAGGATGTTGACGGCTTCAGCCCGGCCAACGTCGGCAACCTGGTGATCGGCGATAAATGCTTCTATCCCTGCACCCCCCACGGCTGCATGGTCCTGCTGGATAAAGCGGGTATCGACCCCAAAGGCAAGAAAGCAGTAGTCGTCGGCCGCAGCAACATCGTCGGTAAGCCGGTAGCCATGATGCTCCTGGCCCGGCACGCCACGGTGACTATCTGTCACTCCCGGACTAGAGACCTGGCCGCCGAATGCCGCCAGGCGGACATTCTCATTGCGGCGGTGGGCAAACCGGAAATGATTACCGGGGATATGATTAAAGAAGGCGCCGTAGTCATCGACGTGGGCATTAACCGCATAGCTGAGAAAAAGCTGGTGGGTGACGTCCATTTCGAGGGCGCCTCCCAGAAGGCCAGCTGGATTACCCCGGTTCCCGGCGGGGTAGGCCCCATGACCATTGCCATGCTCCTGAAAAATACAGTCGAGGCGGCCCGGCGCTAG
- the gltA gene encoding NADPH-dependent glutamate synthase, with amino-acid sequence MPLIPKKTPMPSQDPQERIHNFNEVAQGYTREMALAEAERCLQCKKAPCRQGCPVEVDIPAFIARLKEQDFDGAINKIKEKNNLPAICGRVCPQENQCEKYCTLAKKHEPVGIGRLERYLADYQLRKGEPASTEKAPPTGFKVAVIGSGPAGLTAAADLARMGHQVTVLEALHVPGGVLMYGIPEFRLPKKIVQQEIDTIRRLGVEIRTNAVVGKLTTVDELLENGYDAVFIGTGAGLPYFMGIPGENLLGVYSANEFLTRTNLMKAYLFPKYATPIKVGKRVAVIGAGNVAMDAARTALRLGAEESYIVYRRSAAEMPARQEEIEHAEEEGVQFRLLTSPVRIYGNDQDVVTGMTCQRFELGEPDASGRRRPIAIPDSEFEMPIDTVVMAIGQGPNPLVLRTTPGLELNRRGNIVADETTGATSRKGVFAGGDIVTGAATVILAMGAGKTAARAIDAYLREK; translated from the coding sequence ATGCCATTAATCCCGAAAAAGACGCCCATGCCCTCCCAGGATCCGCAGGAACGGATTCACAACTTTAACGAAGTAGCGCAAGGTTACACCCGGGAGATGGCCCTGGCCGAGGCTGAGCGCTGTCTCCAGTGTAAAAAGGCCCCCTGCCGCCAGGGTTGCCCGGTAGAAGTGGATATACCGGCCTTTATTGCCCGGCTGAAGGAGCAGGATTTCGACGGTGCCATCAATAAGATTAAAGAAAAGAACAACCTGCCGGCCATCTGCGGCCGGGTCTGCCCCCAGGAAAACCAGTGCGAGAAATACTGCACCCTGGCCAAAAAACACGAGCCAGTGGGTATCGGCCGCCTGGAGCGCTACCTGGCCGATTACCAGTTGCGCAAGGGTGAACCGGCCAGTACGGAAAAGGCACCGCCGACCGGCTTCAAGGTGGCAGTTATCGGTTCCGGCCCGGCCGGCCTGACGGCAGCTGCCGACCTGGCCCGGATGGGGCACCAGGTGACGGTCTTGGAAGCCCTCCATGTGCCCGGGGGCGTCCTGATGTATGGTATTCCCGAGTTTCGTTTACCCAAGAAGATCGTCCAGCAGGAGATCGATACCATCCGCCGGTTGGGAGTGGAAATCCGGACCAATGCTGTGGTGGGCAAGCTGACGACGGTGGACGAACTGCTGGAGAATGGTTACGACGCCGTCTTTATCGGCACCGGGGCAGGCCTGCCCTACTTTATGGGCATCCCGGGGGAGAATCTCCTGGGCGTATACTCGGCCAACGAGTTCCTCACCCGGACCAATTTGATGAAGGCCTACCTCTTCCCCAAATATGCCACCCCCATTAAAGTCGGTAAAAGGGTGGCCGTCATCGGCGCCGGCAATGTGGCCATGGACGCTGCCCGTACGGCCCTGCGCCTGGGAGCAGAAGAATCTTATATTGTTTACCGCCGTTCGGCAGCAGAGATGCCGGCCCGGCAGGAAGAGATCGAACACGCCGAAGAAGAAGGCGTCCAGTTCCGCCTCCTGACCAGTCCGGTGCGCATATACGGCAACGACCAGGATGTGGTAACGGGCATGACCTGCCAGCGTTTCGAACTGGGCGAACCTGATGCCTCGGGACGGCGGCGGCCGATCGCCATCCCCGATTCCGAATTCGAGATGCCCATTGATACTGTAGTCATGGCCATCGGTCAGGGACCCAATCCCCTGGTTCTGCGGACCACCCCGGGGTTGGAATTAAACCGCAGGGGTAATATTGTCGCCGATGAAACCACCGGCGCCACTTCCCGCAAAGGCGTCTTCGCCGGCGGCGACATCGTCACCGGCGCCGCCACTGTCATCCTGGCCATGGGAGCCGGCAAAACCGCCGCCCGGGCCATAGACGCCTATTTACGGGAGAAGTAA
- a CDS encoding sulfide/dihydroorotate dehydrogenase-like FAD/NAD-binding protein, with the protein MYRIVKKEVMSPVIKLLEIEAPEVAAKAQPGQFIILRLDEEGERIPLTIADFDRSRGTITTIFQEVGYSTRRLGCLEAGDNLADFVGPLGLPSEIENYGRVVCVGGGVGVAPVYPIARALKEAGNEVISIIGARTKDLLLLEQEMAAVSNELLVATDDGSYGHHGFVTDLLKKVLEEKGKVARVWGIGPVVMMRAVAETTRPFGVKTIVSMNPIMVDGTGMCGACRVSVAGETKFACVDGPEFDGHEIDWQLALRRMNMYREEEQAIINAHEGGGCGCH; encoded by the coding sequence GTGTACCGGATTGTAAAGAAAGAGGTCATGTCGCCGGTTATCAAGCTGCTGGAGATTGAGGCCCCGGAGGTGGCCGCCAAGGCTCAGCCGGGCCAGTTTATTATTCTCCGCCTGGATGAAGAAGGGGAGCGCATCCCCCTGACCATCGCCGACTTTGATCGCTCCAGGGGAACTATTACGACTATCTTCCAGGAGGTCGGTTATAGCACCAGGCGCCTGGGGTGCCTGGAGGCCGGGGACAACCTGGCGGATTTTGTCGGCCCCCTGGGACTGCCCTCGGAGATTGAAAATTACGGCCGCGTAGTCTGCGTAGGCGGCGGCGTAGGTGTTGCCCCGGTTTATCCCATAGCCAGGGCATTAAAAGAAGCCGGCAACGAAGTCATCTCCATCATTGGCGCTCGGACCAAAGATTTGTTGCTGCTGGAGCAAGAGATGGCCGCCGTATCCAATGAACTCCTGGTCGCCACCGATGACGGCAGCTACGGTCACCACGGCTTTGTCACCGACTTGCTAAAGAAGGTCCTGGAGGAGAAGGGTAAAGTGGCCCGGGTCTGGGGTATCGGCCCGGTGGTCATGATGCGGGCCGTGGCGGAAACTACCAGGCCCTTTGGCGTTAAGACCATCGTCAGCATGAACCCCATTATGGTCGATGGCACCGGCATGTGCGGTGCCTGCCGGGTCAGCGTCGCCGGGGAAACCAAATTTGCCTGCGTCGACGGGCCGGAGTTTGACGGCCATGAAATTGACTGGCAGCTGGCCCTGCGGCGGATGAATATGTACCGGGAAGAAGAACAGGCAATTATCAACGCCCATGAAGGGGGTGGCTGCGGATGCCATTAA
- a CDS encoding MFS transporter, with protein MRKRILYLLSLGHMVTDINQGLLPIFLSVYKDQYGLSYAAAGMVVFLSNISSSVIQPLFGYWSDRHQLRWLLPAGCLVAGMGMAAAGYAANYYLLVAAVFISGLGVAAYHPEASKSAHYISGPMQASSMSIFSVGGNLGFGLGPIIATFILGHGGLRASWMVLIPTAITVGLLGHTLPSLGRAMAGGHVVTASGGSSRLKPGQATLAAITLLVLVVIMRSWLQSGLTYYIPFYYLNYLQGNEHFASSMLSIFLIAGAVGTLVGGRLADYWGAKRMIIGSMLVLVPLVIAFPYVQGFWVAILLAGSGFALVSTFAPAIVLAQNILYQHVGMASGLMMGFAIGTGGLGTFLLGGIADAWGVPFTIQLMAIIPAIGAILAFFLPDLRQRPSSQEITVAAKREAPEAAGKPVEQE; from the coding sequence GTGCGCAAACGTATTCTCTACCTTTTAAGCCTGGGGCACATGGTCACTGACATCAACCAGGGCCTGCTGCCCATTTTCCTTTCGGTTTATAAAGATCAGTACGGCCTGAGTTACGCGGCCGCAGGCATGGTCGTCTTTCTTTCTAATATCAGTTCCTCGGTGATCCAGCCCCTCTTCGGCTACTGGTCGGACCGGCACCAGCTGCGCTGGCTTTTACCAGCCGGCTGCCTGGTGGCCGGTATGGGGATGGCGGCAGCCGGCTATGCTGCTAATTACTACTTACTCGTAGCCGCCGTCTTTATTAGCGGCCTGGGGGTGGCCGCCTACCACCCGGAGGCCTCCAAATCGGCCCACTATATCAGCGGTCCCATGCAGGCCAGTTCCATGTCTATTTTTTCCGTTGGTGGCAACCTGGGTTTCGGCCTGGGCCCTATCATCGCTACTTTTATCCTCGGTCACGGGGGCTTACGGGCTTCGTGGATGGTCCTTATTCCTACGGCAATTACCGTGGGGCTCCTGGGCCACACCCTGCCGTCCCTGGGAAGGGCCATGGCCGGCGGCCACGTGGTGACAGCCTCGGGCGGCAGCAGCAGGTTAAAACCCGGCCAGGCTACCCTGGCAGCCATCACCCTGCTGGTGCTGGTAGTGATTATGCGCTCCTGGTTGCAAAGCGGCCTGACCTACTATATACCCTTTTACTACCTTAATTATCTCCAGGGTAACGAGCACTTCGCCAGCTCCATGCTCTCCATCTTCCTCATCGCCGGGGCGGTGGGCACCCTGGTAGGCGGCCGGCTGGCCGATTACTGGGGCGCTAAGAGGATGATTATCGGCTCGATGCTCGTCCTTGTCCCCCTGGTAATAGCCTTTCCTTACGTTCAGGGTTTCTGGGTGGCCATCCTCCTGGCCGGCAGTGGTTTTGCCCTGGTCTCCACCTTTGCCCCGGCCATCGTCCTGGCCCAGAATATCCTCTACCAGCACGTAGGTATGGCTTCCGGGCTGATGATGGGCTTTGCCATCGGCACCGGCGGCCTGGGTACCTTCCTCCTGGGAGGTATTGCCGATGCCTGGGGTGTCCCCTTTACCATCCAGCTCATGGCCATCATCCCGGCCATTGGTGCTATCCTGGCCTTTTTCCTCCCCGACCTGCGCCAACGGCCATCCAGCCAGGAGATAACGGTTGCGGCGAAAAGGGAGGCTCCGGAGGCTGCCGGGAAACCGGTGGAGCAAGAGTAA
- a CDS encoding O-sialoglycoprotein endopeptidase, protein MAILGIDTSAYTCSAAVVGQDGELLTANRRLLPVPPGERGLQQGTAVFHHVQILPEVLAEIFAAIPPARIRRVVAAVKPRPVEGSYMPVFTVAAGQGRILAAALGVPFQATTHQEGHLQAGLWSAGWQPLGPFLAVHLSGGTSEVLRVEERPGGFSIAKLGGTLDLHAGQLVDRAGVLMGLPFPAGPALEGLAREAGPAKVRLTSAVRGYNFSFSGPASQAERLLAAGAAPAAVARAVEQCIANTLERVLRPAVEANGLQDILIVGGVAANSYLRQRLRHRLEHPAVGARLHFAAPEHSSDNAIGVALLGREQ, encoded by the coding sequence ATGGCCATTCTGGGGATTGATACCAGCGCCTATACCTGTTCGGCGGCCGTCGTCGGCCAGGACGGGGAATTACTTACCGCCAACCGCCGCCTGTTGCCGGTACCTCCGGGCGAAAGGGGCCTGCAACAGGGAACGGCGGTTTTTCATCACGTCCAGATCCTGCCGGAGGTTCTGGCAGAGATCTTCGCCGCCATCCCCCCAGCAAGAATCCGGCGGGTCGTAGCTGCGGTTAAGCCGCGGCCGGTAGAGGGTTCCTATATGCCGGTCTTTACTGTGGCCGCTGGTCAGGGGCGCATCCTGGCGGCCGCCCTGGGGGTGCCCTTCCAGGCTACGACCCACCAGGAAGGCCATCTTCAGGCCGGCTTATGGTCGGCGGGCTGGCAACCCCTGGGTCCTTTCCTGGCGGTCCACCTGTCCGGGGGCACTTCGGAGGTCCTGCGGGTTGAGGAAAGACCGGGAGGCTTTAGCATTGCTAAACTAGGGGGCACCCTGGATCTCCACGCCGGCCAGCTGGTCGACCGGGCCGGGGTCCTCATGGGGTTGCCCTTCCCGGCCGGACCGGCCCTGGAGGGCCTGGCCCGGGAGGCGGGACCGGCCAAAGTCCGCCTGACCTCGGCCGTGCGGGGCTATAACTTCAGCTTTTCCGGCCCGGCCAGCCAGGCGGAGCGCCTGCTGGCAGCCGGGGCCGCGCCGGCGGCCGTGGCTCGGGCGGTGGAACAGTGTATTGCCAATACCCTGGAGCGGGTCCTGCGGCCGGCAGTAGAGGCTAACGGCCTGCAGGACATCCTGATCGTCGGCGGGGTGGCCGCCAACAGCTACCTGCGGCAGCGCCTGCGTCACCGCCTGGAACATCCGGCGGTAGGGGCGCGGCTGCATTTTGCCGCCCCGGAACACAGTTCTGACAATGCTATCGGCGTGGCCCTGCTGGGCCGGGAACAATGA
- the nusB gene encoding transcription antitermination factor NusB: MLRRAARARALQALFAIDLGHTSPELALEQVIGESELPPRAAAFTRQLVEGTLARQEELDTIISRYATGWRLERLAAVDRNILRLALYELQYHRETPVGVVINEAIELAKGFNNEEAGKFVNGLLDNARKDLGLGEDLEDGHSGD; the protein is encoded by the coding sequence TTGCTTAGACGGGCAGCCAGGGCCAGGGCACTGCAGGCCCTCTTCGCCATCGACCTGGGTCATACCAGCCCGGAGCTGGCCCTGGAGCAGGTCATCGGGGAGAGTGAACTACCGCCCCGGGCGGCGGCCTTTACCCGGCAATTGGTAGAAGGAACCCTGGCCAGGCAGGAGGAGCTTGATACAATAATTAGCAGGTACGCCACCGGATGGCGTTTGGAACGCCTGGCCGCGGTAGATCGTAATATCCTGCGGTTGGCTTTATATGAACTGCAGTATCACCGGGAGACACCCGTCGGGGTAGTTATCAATGAGGCCATCGAGCTGGCCAAGGGCTTTAACAACGAAGAAGCCGGCAAGTTTGTCAACGGTCTCCTGGATAACGCCCGCAAGGATCTTGGATTGGGTGAGGATTTAGAGGATGGCCATTCTGGGGATTGA
- a CDS encoding DUF2273 domain-containing protein produces the protein MEEFVTWLAYLWREHRGKAIGVILGLLFGLVTAVWGFGKALFIGICIALGYFIGRRLDEGQGWRELWQRFFGDRW, from the coding sequence ATGGAAGAATTCGTTACCTGGTTGGCGTACCTCTGGCGGGAACATCGAGGCAAGGCTATCGGCGTGATCCTGGGCCTGCTCTTTGGCCTGGTAACTGCCGTCTGGGGTTTCGGCAAAGCCCTATTTATCGGTATTTGCATCGCCCTGGGTTATTTCATCGGGCGCCGCCTCGATGAAGGCCAGGGGTGGCGCGAACTCTGGCAGCGTTTCTTTGGCGACCGCTGGTAA
- the amaP gene encoding alkaline shock response membrane anchor protein AmaP, which yields MSALDRVMLAFFALLTAVLAGLFLAVISGWTVPLDLFEFSLLNNEYRLLGGVIALVFLLLALRFLLGSLRLAPAGEKQAVIKAADLGLVSISMPALENLVIRAARQVKGVREIRPRLDYGPGGLAIRLDLTVNPDHNLPEMAAELQQRVQEYIASTAGLDVPEVQVRIKGIFQEGQRRVE from the coding sequence TTGTCAGCTCTGGATCGGGTCATGCTGGCCTTTTTTGCTTTGCTAACTGCCGTCCTGGCCGGTCTTTTCCTGGCGGTAATCTCCGGTTGGACCGTGCCCCTGGATCTCTTCGAATTCAGCCTGTTAAACAATGAGTATCGCCTCCTGGGCGGGGTCATCGCTCTGGTTTTTTTGCTGCTGGCCCTGCGTTTTCTGCTGGGGAGCCTGCGCCTGGCCCCGGCAGGGGAAAAGCAGGCGGTGATCAAGGCCGCCGATTTGGGCCTGGTAAGCATCTCCATGCCGGCCCTGGAGAACCTGGTCATCAGGGCCGCCCGCCAGGTCAAAGGTGTACGGGAGATTCGCCCGCGGCTGGATTACGGCCCGGGCGGCCTGGCCATCCGGTTGGACCTCACCGTCAACCCCGATCATAACCTGCCGGAAATGGCAGCGGAACTCCAGCAAAGGGTCCAGGAGTACATAGCCAGCACTGCCGGCCTGGATGTACCCGAGGTGCAGGTGCGGATTAAGGGTATCTTTCAGGAAGGCCAGCGCCGGGTGGAATAG
- a CDS encoding Asp23/Gls24 family envelope stress response protein, with protein sequence MDQIREQEARTDLGTIKIANEVVAIIAGLAATEIEGVAGMSGGIAGGITELLGRKNLAKGVKVEVGEKEAAVDLFIVVNFGVRIPDVAIKIQENVKKAIEGMTGLQVVEVNVHVQGVVFPQETREEEASRVR encoded by the coding sequence GTGGATCAGATTCGCGAACAAGAGGCCAGGACCGATCTGGGTACCATTAAAATCGCCAATGAAGTAGTAGCCATCATTGCCGGTCTGGCGGCAACGGAGATTGAGGGCGTAGCCGGGATGAGCGGCGGTATTGCCGGCGGTATCACCGAACTCCTGGGCCGGAAAAACCTGGCCAAGGGGGTAAAAGTAGAAGTAGGGGAAAAAGAAGCAGCTGTTGACCTGTTTATAGTAGTTAATTTCGGCGTCCGTATCCCGGATGTGGCCATTAAAATCCAGGAAAACGTTAAGAAGGCCATCGAGGGTATGACCGGACTTCAGGTAGTGGAGGTTAATGTCCACGTCCAGGGGGTAGTCTTCCCCCAGGAAACCCGGGAAGAAGAAGCCAGCCGGGTACGTTAG